In Etheostoma cragini isolate CJK2018 chromosome 9, CSU_Ecrag_1.0, whole genome shotgun sequence, the following are encoded in one genomic region:
- the LOC117950743 gene encoding macrophage mannose receptor 1-like, with amino-acid sequence MKRLQQLNQSGAWIGLQRDWRWSQSGVEFRDSNWYPGEPDNRNNQENCVWMYSVGRWSDNSCASNSNFICYDENKTSNGTFHVSTSGMSWSNAQNYCRTHHTDLISGVQQLEDFRTQVKDQGGPFWIGLFRDPAWSWSDGSSFSFRLWEQHSEKTCAMTTSGGFWSDDCYKPKTFFCYDDSVILIQKNRTWVDALYYCRDHYGDLVTITNLDQQLWVQERAKMAATPYVWLGLRYTCTLNFWFWVRDETVRYTNWDLSETTGDNCDMSGAMDRGGGHQWVKKIDNKNQFNFICSKKSPPQCN; translated from the exons ATGAAGAGACTCCAGCAGCTTAACCAATCCGGAGCCTGGATCGGGCTGCAGAGAGACTGGCGCTGGTCTCAGTCCGGGGTGGAGTTCAGAGATAGTAACTGGTATCCAGGAGAGCCGGATAATCGAAACAATCAGGAGAACTGTGTGTGGATGTATAGTGTTGGCAGATGGTCTGACAACTCTTGTGCTTCCAACTCTAATTTTATCTGCTATGACG aaaacaagaccTCCAACGGAACATTTCATGTCAGTACATCTGGGATGAGCTGGTCTAATGCTCAGAACTACTGCAGAACACATCACACAGACCTGATCAGTGGAGTCCAGCAGCTGGAGGACTTCAGGACCCAGGTCAAGGATCAAGGAGGACCTTTCTGGATCGGCCTTTTCAGGGACCCTGCCTGGAGCTGGTCTGATGGGAGCAGCTTCTCTTTCAGACTCTGGGAACAACACAGTGAGAAGACCTGTGCTATGACTACGTCAGGTGGATTCTGGTCTGATGACTGTTATAAACCCAAAACCTTCTTCTGCTACGACG ATTCTGTGATCCTGATCCAGAAGAACCGGACCTGGGTGGACGCGTTATACTACTGCAGAGATCACTATGGCGACCTGGTGACCATCACCAACCTGGACCAGCAGCTCTGGGTCCAGGAGAGAGCCAAGATGGCCGCCACTCCCTACGTGTGGCTGGGACTGCGCTACACCTGCACCCTGAACTTCTGGTTCTGGGTCAGAGACGAGACGGTCCGCTACACCAACTGGGACCTCAGCGAGACTACGGGGGACAACTGTGACATGTCTGGAGCCATggacagagggggggggcacCAGTGGGTCAAAAAGATCGACAACAAAAACCAGTTCAACTTCATCTGTTCCAAGAAGTCACCACCACAATGTAACTAA
- the LOC117950777 gene encoding macrophage mannose receptor 1-like encodes MLNKLQNSTRKFPCPPAADVTRLTSHAGGKLALDLTRGTKNHTGQWSSTGGQLCDYRFIKEKKTWKEAQEYCRTNHTDLATVSNQGDMKRLKDHPQYQSGAWIGLQRDWRWSQSGVEFRDSNWSYGQPDNQLNKEDCVVIGGEWNDKWNDISCDESFKFICYDENKTSNGTFHVSTSGMSWSNAQRYCRTHHTDLISGVQQLEDFRTQVKDQGGPFWIGLFRDPAWSWSDGSSFSFRLWEQHSEKTCAMTTSGGFWSSDDCNKPRTFFCYDDSVILIQKNLTWVEALFYCRDHHGDLVSITNPDQQLRVQERAKMAATPYVWLGLRYTCTLEFWFWVSDETVHYTNWDPRETTGDDCSMSGAMDRGGGHQWVKKIDNKNQFNFICSKKSPPQCN; translated from the exons ATGTTGAACAAGCTCCAAAACTCAACTAGGAAGTTCCCGTGTCCGCCTGCTGCTGACGTCACACGGCTGACGTCACACGCGGGGGGGAAATTAGCCCTCGATTTGACTCGTGGGACGAAAAATCACACAG GTCAGTGGTCCTCCACTGGGGGTCAGCTGTGTGACTACCGCTTCATTAAAGAGAAGAAGACCTGGAAAGAAGCCCAGGAGTACTGCAGAACCAACCACACTGACCTGGCCACCGTGTCCAACCAGGGAGACATGAAGAGACTCAAGGACCATCCACAGTACCAATCCGGAGCCTGGATCGGGCTGCAGAGAGACTGGCGCTGGTCTCAGTCCGGGGTGGAGTTCAGAGACAGTAACTGGTCTTACGGACAGCCGGATAATCAACTCAATAAGGAGGACTGTGTGGTGATTGGTGGCGAATGGAATGACAAATGGAATGACATCTCTTGTGATGAATCCTTTAAATTTATCTGCTATGACG aaaacaagaccTCCAACGGAACATTTCATGTCAGTACATCTGGGATGAGCTGGTCTAATGCTCAGAGATACTGCAGAACACATCACACAGACCTGATCAGTGGAGTCCAGCAGCTGGAGGACTTCAGGACCCAGGTCAAGGATCAAGGAGGACCTTTCTGGATCGGCCTTTTCAGGGACCCTGCCTGGAGCTGGTCTGATGGGAGCAGCTTCTCTTTCAGACTCTGGGAACAACACAGTGAGAAGACCTGTGCTATGACTACGTCAGGTGGATTCTGGAGCTCTGATGACTGTAataaacccagaaccttcttctGCTACGACG ATTCTGTGATCCTGATCCAGAAGAACCTGACCTGGGTTGAGGCGTTATTCTACTGCAGAGATCACCATGGCGACCTGGTCTCCATCACCAACCCGGACCAGCAGCTCCGGGTCCAGGAGAGAGCCAAGATGGCCGCCACTCCCTACGTGTGGCTGGGACTGCGCTACACCTGCACCCTGGAATTCTGGTTCTGGGTCAGTGACGAGACGGTCCACTACACCAACTGGGACCCCAGAGAGACTACGGGGGACGACTGCAGCATGTCTGGAGCCATggacagagggggggggcacCAGTGGGTCAAAAAGATCGACAACAAAAACCAGTTCAATTTCATCTGTTCCAAGAAGTCACCACCacaatgtaactaa
- the fam174c gene encoding protein FAM174C — translation MTFHRVLSAVCVPICWACVSAAEGTRTASTGGATAAPGPAGTNSSSGANSTHSAGGGGRMLNGLNVDSSVIQRALYVLIGITMIGVLYFLIRAVRMKRPASKKKYGLLANSEDGVEMEGGDSDEDDTLYEARSLRR, via the exons atgacttttcacaGAGTTCTCTCGGCGGTTTGTGTACCGATATGTTGGGCATGTGTGTCCGCGGCGGAGGGCACGCGCACTGCCTCCACCGGCGGCGCCACCGCGGCCCCCGGACCCGCGGGGACGAACTCCTCCAGCGGGGCGAACTCCACTCACAGcgccgggggggggggcaggatgCTGAACGGCCTGAACGTGGACAGCTCGGTGATCCAGAGGGCCCTGTACGTGTTGATCGGCATCACCATGATCGGAGTTCTCTACTTCCTCATCCGAGCTGTACG GATGAAGAGGCCCGCCTCCAAGAAGAAGTACGGCCTGCTGGCCAACTCGGAGGACGGTGTGGAGATGGAGGGGGGGGACAGCGACGAGGATGACACGCTGTACGAGGCTCGCAGTCTCCGCAGGtaa
- the rtca gene encoding RNA 3'-terminal phosphate cyclase, whose protein sequence is MDSAAAEVDGSAMEGGGQILRVSAALSCITGTSVKISKIRAGRSSPGLRPQHLSGLQLVSDLCGGGLQGASIGSTDISLTPGKIQGGAHTADPQTAGSVCLLLQVALPCALYADGPSQLCLKGGTNAEMAPQIDYTVKVFKPIVERFGVHFDCDIKMRGYYPKGGGEVMVTVNPVKELQPVVMTERGNITKIYGRAFVAGVLPYKLPALRPQLVIFMALAKGTSRIRTGAVTLHTQTAIAIATQLTQAKFTITKCEDELSSEESFIIECEGSGAANTHL, encoded by the exons ATGGACTCTGCGGCGGCGGAGGTCGACGGCAGCGCGATGGAGGGC GGCGGACAGATCCTGAGGGTGTCCGCGGCGCTCAGCTGCATCACCGGAACCTCCGTTAAAATCTCCAAGATCCGAGCCGGTCGCAGCTCCCCGGGGCTCAG accCCAGCACCTGAGCGGCCTGCAGCTGGTCTCAGATCTGTGTGGTGGCGGTCTGCAGGGAGCCTCCATCGGCTCCACCGACATCAGCCTGACTCCAGGGAAGATCCAGGGTGGAGCCCACACAGCAGACCCCCAGACCGCAGG gagtgtgtgtctgctgctccAGGTAGCCCTACCCTGTGCTCTGTACGCTGACGGTCCGTCCCAGCTGTGTCTGAAGGGAGGAACCAACGCAGAGATGGCCCCGCAGATAGACTACACCGtcaag GTGTTTAAACCAATCGTGGAGCGGTTCGGCGTCCATTTTGACTGTGACATCAAAATGAG gggTTACTACCCTAAGGGCGGGGGGGAGGTGATGGTGACGGTGAACCCGGTCAAAGAGCTGCAGCCCGTCGTCATGACGGAGAGAGGAAACATCACCAAGATCTACGGCCGCGCCTTCGTCGCCGGCGTCCTGCCGTACAAG CTTCCTGCTCTTCGTCCTCAGCTCGTCATCTTCATGGCGCTGGCGAAGGGAACGTCTCGGATTCGGACCGGCGCCGTGACGCTGCACACACAGACGGCCATCGCCATAGCAACGCAGCTCACACAG GCCAAGTTCACGATAACGAAGTGTGAAGACGAGCTGAGCAGCGAAGAGTCCTTCATCATCGAGTGTGAAGGATCAGGAGCAGCTAACACACacctgtag